One genomic window of Solanum dulcamara chromosome 12, daSolDulc1.2, whole genome shotgun sequence includes the following:
- the LOC129877467 gene encoding amidase 1: MEKDSLKSCGAFMKKFTIQPICSSSEELKLPLNGLTFAVKDIFDIEGHITGFGNPDWAKTHSAATTTARTVVSLLKYGATCIGKTVMDEMAYSINGENFHYGTPVNPVSPDRVPGGSSSGSAVAVAAKIVDFSLGTDTGGSVRVPASYCGIYGIRPSHGVVSTDGVIPMAQSFDTVGWFARDARILKQVGRVLLQCDSNSNFPTNIIVAEDCFKLLDSKTNHRLIETLVNSVRNLYGSDDMIKYVSIGDYIEENVPNLKKFITTGTCSNDYIPSSLRGLSAAMRLLQKYEFKENHGEWVSDVKPSLGPGIAERVQEALKTTDENIDECRTVKGELVAALTALLGDSGILAIPTVPGPPPKLRTETTALEGFRAKAFSLLSIAGVSGFCQVSIPLGIQDNLPISVSLLANHGSDWFLLNVVEAIHNVLNL; this comes from the coding sequence ATGGAGAAGGATTCATTGAAATCATGTGGAGCGTTCATGAAAAAATTCACAATTCAACCAATTTGCTCTTCTTCAGAGGAACTCAAACTCCCTTTGAATGGTTTAACTTTTGCTGTGAAAGACATATTTGATATAGAAGGACATATTACTGGTTTTGGAAATCCAGATTGGGCTAAAACTCATTCTGCAGCAACAACTACTGCACGAACTGTTGTGTCTCTTTTGAAATATGGTGCTACTTGTATCGGTAAAACCGTAATGGATGAAATGGCTTATAGTATAAATGGTGAAAATTTTCATTACGGGACACCTGTTAATCCTGTTTCACCAGATCGAGTACCTGGTGGGTCTTCAAGTGGATCTGCAGTTGCTGTTGCTGCAAAAATTGTTGATTTCTCTTTAGGAACGGACACTGGCGGAAGCGTTAGAGTTCCTGCATCGTATTGTGGAATTTACGGTATTCGTCCTTCTCATGGAGTTGTTTCAACTGATGGAGTTATACCTATGGCACAAAGTTTTGATACAGTTGGTTGGTTCGCAAGGGATGCTCGTATTTTAAAGCAAGTTGGAAGAGTGTTGCTTCAATGTGATTCCAATTCAAATTTTCCAACTAATATTATTGTAGCAGAAGATTGCTTTAAACTTCTGGATTCTAAGACTAATCACCGATTGATTGAAACACTGGTTAATTCGGTTCGGAATTTATATGGaagtgatgatatgattaaatATGTGAGTATAGGGGATTACATTGAGGAAAATGTTCCGAATTTGAAAAAATTCATAACCACTGGAACTTGCAGTAATGATTACATTCCATCTTCTTTGCGAGGTCTTTCAGCTGCAATGCGGTTACTTCAGAAGTATGAATTCAAGGAGAATCACGGAGAATGGGTTAGTGATGTGAAGCCTAGTTTAGGTCCTGGAATAGCAGAACGCGTACAGGAGGCTTTGAAAACCACAGATGAAAACATTGATGAGTGCCGAACTGTGAAGGGTGAACTTGTAGCAGCTCTCACTGCTCTACTTGGGGATTCTGGAATACTTGCAATCCCAACTGTTCCTGGACCTCCACCAAAATTAAGAACCGAGACAACTGCGTTGGAAGGATTTCGTGCTAAAGCTTTTAGTCTTTTGTCAATTGCTGGAGTATCTGGATTTTGCCAGGTTAGCATACCTCTAGGTATACAAGATAATCTTCCTATATCAGTTTCTTTACTGGCAAATCATGGTTCAGATTGGTTCCTGCTGAATGTTGTTGAGGCAATTCACAATGTTCTTAACTTGTAA